GctacactataaaaaaaacatgacctgTCCCTTTCAGTAAAGCAGCGGTCCCCAACCtttttaatgtcagacaatattttcacAGACCTTTAATGTGTGGTggacaaatacaacaaaataaaatgatacgacCGGCTGttttctaaatataataataataatataataataataatagtaataacgtGAATCCACTGTGTACGCACATTTATCAGCAGCGTCCTCGTAACATCGCACCAACCATGTGTGTCAGCGGGGGAAGAAATGGACGCTGCTGCTGAAAAAacctttttgtgtctttgcattAGAAATCTGTAGTTTAGCTTTTCCAGAGGAAAAAAGACGATAGTTTTGTATTAAAATTGTTTCTGAAACAAATAGATTTTATAGATgtaagtttattatttaaaaattaaaaatgttgttctACTTTGATGCTTGCTCAAACATGACCTCGAGTTGAAACATTTTGGGCTCGATCTCATTTTTAAGATACGATATCTGATTAAAAtattgtctaaaaataaatgaccaaaacatttaaaaagcccGGTACCAATTGACCCACGTACCGGTACCGGTCTGCGGCCCGGGGGTTGGGTCTGTCTCTGCAGTAAAGAACAAGTGGAGAAAGTCCACTTTGACTTTACCAGGTTGAAACCAGCTCATgtagttttcagtttcagtgtggaaatgaaaacgtttgtttgtttttaagaaagtTCACTTTAGTTTCCTCTTTACACACAAAGGAAGAGAAGATGAGTGTGTGACAGGGGAAGAGATCATCTCATAAacatgttctgtctgtctgtctgtctgtctgtgtgtgtgtgtgtctgtctgtgtgtctgtcaggtcGCGTGGGCACGCCTCACTTCATGGCTCCAGAGGTGGTGAAGCGAGAGCCGTACGGTAAGCCTGTGGATGTTTGGGGCTGTGGCgtcatcctcttcatcctcctctcagGCTGTCTGCCCTTCTACGGCACCAAGGAGCGACTGTTTGAAGGCGTCTGTAAAGGCAAATACAAGGTGATGAAGAtccacactgcagctgcaccagtGTCCTCAGTCTACaccaggggccacatacagcacaatgtgatctcaagtgggccggaccagtcaaataatagcataataacctatgacctgacatttcttgagaaatataagtgcaatttcaacaatatcatgctttaatgtactatttacacatcacactggatctataaaggcacaaacatttagtcacaggtatctggaagtgaaaaatattgcatttgacattacgtttagattgtaatcgtagtgtgaaattttaacaaattcatcctgtgggccggattggaccctctggcgggccggttctggcccctgggccgtatgtttgacacccctggtctacacCTTcgacatgtcacatgatcacgtctttatcctTGATctaactcctgtgtgtgtgatgttaaaatcactggttttctctctgggctttggtgtgggagagtgagtggattacagacttcactttcctgtgtgaaaagtctgtcttCACTAaagtctttatgtgtgtgtgtgtgtgtgtgtgtgtatgtagatgAATCCACGTCAGTGGAGCCAGATCTCAGAAAGTGCCAAAGACCTGGTAAGACGTATGCTGATGCTGGACCCTGCAGAGAGGATCACAGTCTACGAGGCTCTGAATCATCCCTGGCTCAAggtttttatcacacacacacacacacacacacacacacagacacacacacacacacacacacacacacagacacacacacacacacacagacacacacacagacacacacacacacacacacacagacacacacagacacacacacacacacacacacacacacacacacacacacacacacacacacacagacacacacacacacacacagacacacacacacagacacacacacacacacacacagacacacacacacacacagacacacacacacacacagacacacacagacacacacacacacacacacacacagacacacacacacacacacagacacacacagacacacacagacacacacagacacacacacacacacacacacacacacacacatgtctgtgtgtttctcaggagagagacagatacTCCTACAAGATCCACCTGCCAGAGACTGTGGAGCAACTGAGGAAGTTCAACGCACGCAGGAAGCtgaaggtacacacacacacacacacacacacacacacacacacacacacacacacacacacacacacacacacacacacacgctgtgtcTTTGTTGACCTTGCACTGCTGCGGTCGTCCTGCAGGGGGCAGTGCTGGCTGCAGTCTCCAGTCACAAGTTTAACTCGTACTACGGTGATCCTCCTGAGGAGCTGCACGACTTCTCCACTGACCCCTCCTCCTCAGGTGCGTGACGAGGCTCCGCCCAACACGACATCACCTGACCCCTGTGTATTTTTACCACTGATATTTATTCatgattcaaatgtttgtttatgttaatGCGGCTCACCTGACAGGACTGCTGGCAGCAGAACGTAGGtatcatcactgtgtgtgtgtgtgtgtgtgtgtgtgtgtgtgtgatacgatatctacgtcacatgatcacgtctttatgtcactgtcagacagaacctgaagtttgtaaaccacatcaaaatcagtgattttaacatcacacacacagaggctgctggtcctctgctgcctcgtgtggtcactttgtgtcactgaggtcaatctgaatgaattTTTTCACTACTCATGTGtgtggtgttaaaatcactgattttctctgtgggctttggtgtgggagagtgagtggtttctgTAGATATCATGTATTTAAATGACAGTAGATTTTATTGACTGAGTCTTTTGTTTGGGGACCACAATCAtttcctgcgtgtgtgtgtgtgtgtgtgtgtgtgtgtgtgtgtgtgtcacaggtgcAGTGTCTCAGGTGCTGGACAGTCTCGAGGAGATTCATGCTCTCACAGACTGCAGTGAGAAAG
This is a stretch of genomic DNA from Solea senegalensis isolate Sse05_10M unplaced genomic scaffold, IFAPA_SoseM_1 scf7180000016417, whole genome shotgun sequence. It encodes these proteins:
- the LOC122763072 gene encoding peripheral plasma membrane protein CASK-like, with amino-acid sequence MDGADLCFEIVKRADAGFVYSEAVASHYMRQILEALRYCHDNNVIHRDVKPHCVLLASKENSAPVKLGGFGVAIQLGESGLVAGGRVGTPHFMAPEVVKREPYGKPVDVWGCGVILFILLSGCLPFYGTKERLFEGVCKGKYKMNPRQWSQISESAKDLVRRMLMLDPAERITVYEALNHPWLKERDRYSYKIHLPETVEQLRKFNARRKLKGAVLAAVSSHKFNSYYGDPPEELHDFSTDPSSSGLLAAERAVSQVLDSLEEIHALTDCSEKDLDFLHSVFQDQHLHTLLDVSHTHTYSHIHIQWI